A genomic window from Pyruvatibacter sp. includes:
- a CDS encoding YihY/virulence factor BrkB family protein → MKFSDPINATRVFVWDARLDGAPVWQRVAQHVLRVAGVLIRDFSVGTLNLHAMSLVYTTLLALIPALAIVFSVLKGFGVDRELEVFLTEFLAPLGDQGVEIRTTVLEFVAQVNIGVLGSVGFAVLIYTGVSLLQKVEAAFNEIWQVRRLRPLARRFSDFVSVLLVGPILLVVAMGLMASVAGAAAIDGVGSGALRTVISEMSRLVPYAAVIIAFTIIYMMIPNTRVRLTAALTGAVVAGIAWNLAGWAFASFVVTSARYAVIYSAFASLVVFMFWMYVGWLILLAGAGIAFYQQNPAYLTRSAIYRLSIDARERLGLEIGMLVATAFERGDAPWTAQRLARAMRLPLPPVERVVDFLLQEGMLVETGAELPGLMPGKPLDKISLHEWLNVVRQGAEGKADLASTYADQVVEDAGAVAPLFDRLTEARAQTLAGMTLHSLAEQRAVSTVSVSSPGGKT, encoded by the coding sequence ATGAAGTTCAGTGATCCGATCAATGCAACGCGCGTCTTTGTATGGGACGCGCGGCTGGATGGTGCGCCAGTCTGGCAGCGCGTCGCGCAGCATGTGTTGCGTGTGGCCGGTGTTCTGATCCGCGATTTTTCGGTCGGCACGCTCAACCTGCACGCAATGAGCCTGGTTTACACAACCCTGCTTGCCCTTATCCCGGCACTCGCGATTGTGTTTTCAGTTCTCAAGGGCTTTGGCGTTGACCGGGAGCTGGAAGTTTTTCTGACGGAGTTTCTTGCACCTCTTGGCGACCAGGGCGTCGAGATCCGCACGACAGTTCTGGAGTTTGTGGCGCAGGTAAATATCGGCGTGCTGGGGTCTGTCGGTTTTGCAGTGCTGATTTATACCGGCGTGTCGCTGCTGCAAAAAGTTGAAGCCGCGTTCAATGAGATCTGGCAGGTGCGCCGCCTGCGGCCATTGGCGCGGCGTTTTTCAGACTTTGTGAGCGTATTGCTGGTCGGGCCAATTTTGCTCGTGGTTGCCATGGGGCTGATGGCAAGCGTGGCCGGCGCTGCTGCAATTGATGGCGTGGGCAGCGGTGCATTGCGCACAGTCATTTCAGAGATGTCACGGCTGGTGCCTTACGCAGCAGTGATTATAGCATTCACCATCATCTACATGATGATCCCCAATACTCGCGTGCGGCTGACAGCAGCCCTTACCGGCGCCGTAGTGGCGGGCATTGCATGGAACCTTGCTGGCTGGGCATTTGCTTCTTTTGTTGTAACCTCGGCGCGCTACGCCGTGATTTATTCAGCGTTCGCGTCGCTCGTTGTCTTCATGTTCTGGATGTATGTGGGCTGGCTGATTTTGCTGGCCGGGGCAGGCATCGCATTCTATCAGCAAAACCCTGCCTATCTCACACGCAGCGCAATCTACCGGCTTTCCATCGATGCACGCGAGCGTCTGGGTCTTGAGATCGGCATGCTCGTTGCCACAGCGTTTGAACGCGGCGATGCACCATGGACAGCCCAACGCCTTGCGCGCGCCATGCGCCTGCCGTTACCGCCGGTCGAGCGTGTGGTGGATTTTTTGCTGCAGGAAGGAATGCTGGTTGAAACCGGCGCTGAACTGCCGGGCCTGATGCCCGGCAAGCCGCTGGACAAGATCAGCCTGCATGAGTGGTTGAATGTTGTGCGGCAGGGGGCTGAAGGAAAGGCTGACCTTGCCTCAACATATGCCGATCAGGTTGTCGAGGATGCCGGAGCCGTCGCGCCGCTATTCGATCGGCTTACTGAAGCGCGTGCACAGACTCTCGCCGGAATGACGCTTCATTCTCTTGCTGAACAGCGCGCTGTTTCCACCGTTTCGGTTTCTTCACCTGGCGGCAAAACGTAA
- a CDS encoding RT0821/Lpp0805 family surface protein gives MRMLKIAAVIAGALTLGACQTAGGYGYGPKTVGGGVVGAVAGGLLGSQFGSGSGQLIATGVGTLLGAAVGGSAGQSLDRADALYAERAYSDSFYSQGPVHWRNPQTGHHGQFNSGPANYQGGRECRRVESTFYGPQGPYRDFATACRMPDGTWRTI, from the coding sequence ATGCGCATGTTGAAAATTGCTGCTGTGATAGCAGGCGCCCTTACACTGGGCGCGTGCCAGACGGCAGGCGGATATGGCTATGGGCCAAAGACCGTTGGTGGCGGCGTTGTCGGCGCTGTTGCCGGTGGCCTGCTTGGGTCGCAGTTCGGCTCCGGCTCCGGCCAGTTGATTGCTACAGGTGTTGGCACACTGCTTGGTGCAGCCGTGGGTGGCAGCGCGGGTCAATCGCTTGACCGCGCTGACGCACTGTATGCCGAACGCGCCTACTCGGACTCGTTCTACAGCCAGGGCCCTGTCCACTGGCGCAACCCGCAGACCGGCCACCACGGCCAGTTCAATTCCGGACCTGCAAATTATCAGGGCGGCCGTGAATGCCGCCGGGTTGAAAGCACGTTCTATGGCCCCCAGGGCCCCTACCGCGACTTTGCTACGGCCTGCCGAATGCCGGATGGAACCTGGCGCACCATTTAG